CTGGCTTCCTTCAGCGCAGCCGCGATGCGATCGTAGAGCACAACACCGAAGAGCGCCTCGAGAATCTCCTCGCGTTCTTTGGACGAAGCGCTCAGCACTTCGCGGAATCGTCCCTGCGGCAGCATCACAACATGGCGGAATTGATTCTGGCGAAATCCCAGTAAGGACTCGACCTTCTCTCCGACTTCCCGAACGCCGCTTGCCAAATGCTTCGTGTCTGTACCCACCACCTTCCACAAATCCGCCGTCGGATGGGAAGTCTTTGTCCCCTCGCCGCGTTGCTTCGCAATCTCCTGGCGCGGTTCGCGTTCAATGCGATAGCGTTCGCTTCCCAACTGAAAATCGAACCGCACTCGGGTCGGCGTGTCGGGCGAAGCGTAATCGCTGCGCATGCGCGCGGCATCACGCTCCCCGCCGGAGGATTCGCCATACAACGCGAAACAGATCGCATCGAGAATGGACGTCTTGCCGGCTCCCGTCGGACCGGTGATCAGGAAGAACAGCCGATCGCCCAGCTCGCCGAAGTCGATTGTCTGCGCCCCCGGATACGGACCAAACGCCGCCAAGTCTAATCGAACTGGTCGCATCTCAATCCGCCTCCCTCTCTTGAAGGCGAATGCGCTCGACAGTTTCGACGAACAAACGAACCTGCGCGTCGGAGGGAGGTGCGCCGGTTGTTTCTTCGTAGAACGATTTTAGCAATTCAACGTCGCTCAAACCGCCGGGCTTAGCACGGAAGCGCACCGTCTCGGCCGTCTCCTCCAGCCAGGGCTTCTCGATGTGCAGGACGTTTGGATAGACCTCGCGCAACCGGCCCATTGCGTTCAGGTGCAACTTCTTATCCGTCAGGCGCACGACCAGGTAATCGTCCGCGCTTTCGCCCGTTTGTGGTCCGCGTAGGATCTCGTCCAGCGTCCCCTCCACGCGCCTTAGATCGTGCCGTGGCGTCAGGGGGATGTCCTCGATGGCGCACTCGCCGCGGGCATTCATCTCGATGAGAGAGATGCCTTTGCGATGCGGGATTTCGCTGAAGCTGTACTTCAGCAGCGAGCCCGAGTATCGCACGCGGCCGCCGGCCATCTGCTGCGGCGCATGCAAGTGCCCAAGCGCCGTGTAATCGAATGGGGCGAACGTGCCGGCATCCACGGTGCCCGCCCCGCCGATCGACAGTGGGCGTTCCGATTCGCTCTCCATTCCTCCGGCCACAAACGCGTGCCCAACCAGGATCGAGCGTTCGCCCTTCGGATACCTCGCAGCGATGCCGTCGACGATGGCCGACATTGCAGTCTGGTGATCGGAGAGATCATCGCGGCCCAGGACATCGCGCACACCGGCGGGCTCCGTGTAGGGCACCGGGTACACATGCACCGGACCGTCATCATCGGCGAAAAGCACGGGATCAATCGTCGCCGGCAATGTCCCCGTCACGTGCACGCCTGCGCTGCGCAGGATTCGAGCGCCAAAGCCCAATCGCTCAGGGCTGTCGTGATTTCCCGCGATCATCACCAAGGGGATCTTGAGCCCGATCGCGATTCTCTCCAAGACATCGTCGAGCAATGAGACCGCCTCCGCAGGCGGAATGGCTCGATCATAGATGTCGCCGGCCACCAGGATCGCATCGGGCCGGGCATCGGCGGCCACGTCGATCAACTGGTCGAGCACATGCGCCTGATCCTCGGTCAGATGAAACCCGTGGAACAGTCGCCCCAAGTGCCAGTCGGCTGTATGAAGAAAACGCATCGGCTCCTCGCGCGAGCGGACAGGTGCGGGCATCATACGGACCCGGCGCCGGCGTTCAATGGGGAAAGGGCAAGTCCATAGAATCGCTTTGCCCGGTTCGAACTGTCCCATCGGACGACGCAGCCTCGCGCCAGAATGGCCGAATCGACAAGCTGACCGCTATCGCCAGAAGGGGCATAGATGCCTCGAGCTTGTCGCATAGATCACTGTATGCAAATGACTTGCGGGTATCGATGCGTCCCTGATTCAGAGCGCTGCCGCCGCCTCGTCCTCGTACGATTCCTGCGAACAGACTCTTTACAACTCCTCATGCCGACGAAGGACAAAGACCATGCACCGCAGGCCCCTAAAATTCCCCCTACACCTGTTCCTCGCGGTTTTCCTGCTGCTCGTCGGCACCGGATTCAGCCTCAGCCCGGAGCCGCGCACGAATCTGCTGATCAGCACACAGGACTTGGCCGATCGGATGAGCCATGGCGGGCTGATCATCGTACATGTGGAGAAGGATCGCGAGGGTAGCTTCGCCGAGGGTCACATCCCGGGCGCGCATCGGGTGACGTGGACGGACGTCGCCGTGGAGCGCGACGGTATCCCGAACGAGATTCCGTCGGTCGAAGAACTCGTCAAACTGATTGCTCGCCTGGGGATTCAGAAAGATTCCGCGATCGTTGTCTACGACGACGGAGCCGGGTTGGCGGCGGCGCGGGCATACGTGGTTTTTGATTACCTGGGGCTTGGCGATTCCACGGCAGTCCTTGATGGGCAACTGGCGAAGTGGCAGGCCGAGGAGCGTCCGATCTTCACTGACGAGGCCGCGCCGGGCAGCGCGGACTACATCCCTCACCTCCATCCCGAGGTCATCGTTTCGCTGGATGACATGAGGGACATCGTCTGGCTGAAACAGCACTTCTCCGGCGCGAACCCCGTGCTGATCGACGCCCGGCCCGAGTTCCAATATCACGGAGACAAGCCCGGCAAGGGGATCGATCGCCCGGGGCACATCCCCGAGGCACACAACATATTCTGGCGCACGACCCTAACGGATTCCGACGTCCCGGTCATGAAGTCCATCCACGAGTTGCGTCGGATGTACGAAGCCGCCGGAGCCAATCGGGACTCGCTCGTTGTTGCCTACTGCCGGACCGGCGGCCAGGCCTCGCAGACCTACTTCACCGCGAAGTACCTAGGCTACGATGTTCGGCTCTACGATGGTTCCTTCATCGAATGGAGCCACGCCGAAGGCACCGACGTGATCGTGCCGATGTACATCCATGAGACCGAGACTCGCGCGATCATCGAGCCCTGAGCAGCCTTCCCTCTGTCATGATTGGCGAATTCTTCTTTTCCCAGTGAAGAAACAGTCGTTATAGTTCGTATTGGGTTCAGAGGACAACAATCATGGCAAATCGTGCGCATCCCGGAATACCTTCGCGTGGATTCACACTGATCGAACTACTGATCGTCGTGGCGATCATCGCGATCCTTGCGGCCATCGCCGTTCCGAATCTCCTGACGGCCCAGACGCGAGCTAAGGTCGCGCGCGTTCAGGCGGACCAGCGCTCCATCTCCGTTGCCCTCGAATCCTACGCCGTGGACTGGAATACCTATCCCACGGACGCCGTCGGCAATGACTACAAGGGCCTCGTCAGCCTCACCACCCCCGTTGCCTTCATCACCAAGCTGCCGCAGGACCCCTTCAACAAAGGCTACATCGACGGGTACGCGGCCGTTGGCTCCGGCCCCATCGTCGAAGCGACTCTCGCAAAATACTACGAGCTAGGCACCGGTAGCACGTTCGGCCCCGGGATCAATTTCCCGGCGAACGTTTGGGCGATGGCTGCTTATGGGCCCGACCTCGACGACGACACGGATACGATCGGAAGCTATCCCTACACTTCCCGGGCGGTGCCCTACGATCCCACGAACGGCACCGTCAGCAACGGCGATATCTATCGCCTGGGCCCGAAGGACAGTCATCCGAACTACGTGGCGGATGTGAATCCGGAGGTTTACTGAGGGAGGAGATCAGATGAGACGGATGAGACGGAGAAGTCCTCTTGATCCACAGACTTAGATCTCGCCGCCACACCGTCATAACCCGGCCACCGGCCTTGCCCGGCTGGCATGGTTCCCGCCACACTTCCCGATGCGCCCGCGAAAGGGCGTGAAATCTGCCAGGGAAGGTCCGATATGGCCATGCGTTCGGATACGATCAAGAAGGGCTTCGAGAGAGCTCCGCACCGTTCATTGCTTCGCGCGACGGGCAATTTCCAGGAGGGTGACGAGAACAAGCCGTTCATCGCCATCGCCAACAGCTACGTCGACATCATTCCCGGCCACGCCCACTTGGACGTCGTCGGCGAGTTCGTGAAGCAGGCCGTTCGCGAGGCAGGCGGCGTGCCGTTTGTCTTCAACACGATCGGGGTCGATGACGGCATCGCGATGGGACATATTGGCATGAAGTACAGCCTGCCTAGCCGTGAGTTGATCGCCGACACCGTCGAGACGATGGTCGAGGCGCATCGGTTCGACGGTATGATCTGTATCCCGAACTGCGATAAGATCGTCCCCGGCATGATGATGGCCTCGATGCGCCTGAACATCCCGACGGTTTTCGTCAGCGGCGGCCCGATGGAAGCGGGCAAGACCTCTTCCGGCAAGTCCGTCGATTTGATCTCGGTGTTCGAGGGCGTCGGCGCGCGCAAAGACGGCAAGATGAGCGACGAGGAACTGACCGAGATCGAGAAGCTCGCCTGTCCAACCTGCGGCTCCTGCAGCGGCATGTTCACGGCCAATTCGATGAACTGTCTGGCGGAAGCGCTTGGCCTGGCGCTGCCCGGCAACGGGACCATCCTGGCAACGAGCGAATCCCGCGCTCAGCTCTACAGCCGAGTGGCCGAAGCGTTGCTCGCACTGATCGAGAAGGACATCAAGCCGCGCGATATCGTCACGCGCGACAGCTTCCGCAACGCGATGATCCTGGACGTTGCGATGGGCGGCTCAACCAACACCGTGCTCCACACCATGGCCGTGGCGGCTGAGGCGAAGGTCGATTTCACGATGGCCGACATCAACGAGATTTCCAAGGCCACGCCGAACATCTGCAAGGTCTCCCCATCGTCCCAGTACCACGTCCAGGATGTCCACGTGGCCGGCGGGATTCACACGATTCTCGGAGAGATCCGGCGCGGGCTGCCGGGCGTG
This genomic window from bacterium contains:
- a CDS encoding exonuclease SbcCD subunit D, whose product is MRFLHTADWHLGRLFHGFHLTEDQAHVLDQLIDVAADARPDAILVAGDIYDRAIPPAEAVSLLDDVLERIAIGLKIPLVMIAGNHDSPERLGFGARILRSAGVHVTGTLPATIDPVLFADDDGPVHVYPVPYTEPAGVRDVLGRDDLSDHQTAMSAIVDGIAARYPKGERSILVGHAFVAGGMESESERPLSIGGAGTVDAGTFAPFDYTALGHLHAPQQMAGGRVRYSGSLLKYSFSEIPHRKGISLIEMNARGECAIEDIPLTPRHDLRRVEGTLDEILRGPQTGESADDYLVVRLTDKKLHLNAMGRLREVYPNVLHIEKPWLEETAETVRFRAKPGGLSDVELLKSFYEETTGAPPSDAQVRLFVETVERIRLQEREAD